One genomic segment of Tripterygium wilfordii isolate XIE 37 chromosome 9, ASM1340144v1, whole genome shotgun sequence includes these proteins:
- the LOC120006511 gene encoding uncharacterized protein LOC120006511: MPRPGPRPYECVRRAWHSDRHKIIRGSLTQEIFRVVSETHSAATKKNKEWQEKLPIVVLKVEEIMYSKANSEAEYMDLNTLWDRANDAINTIIRLDESSETGQFLQPCIEAALSLGCIARRTSRSQRNNNLRCYLGVNAQDPPCFSPTMLAKSTQGNHTANSQCMPNSTYFPKQMVFNSVSPGSNSQNLVGQRNTSTVSKLPFVANLVSPASNNQCLPMETYPSSNLYSVYPLYYGNQFQLEESQPGSEILAKPISSSIEPTKNQFSCNVDSSINITQTDIRCIPEKPPEIGCDLSLRLGPFSIPPSGAASKLSHEVAYVGHVYSQERSDYNDPTPQMRKGFSFCTEGSSDVPKDLVSANWSFEGEFVDQEAAIRKGKAVFHQPEEDQQFCWQPKRPFPRSS, from the exons ATGCCTAGACCTGGGCCAAGACCCTATGAATGTGTTAGAAGAGCTTGGCACAGTGATAGGCACAAAATCATCAGAGGTTCTCTTACTCAAGAAATTTTCAG AGTGGTAAGTGAGACTCATAGCGCTGCAACCAAGAAAAACAAGGAATGGCAAGAGAAGCTTCCAATCGTTGTGTTGAAGGTTGAAGAAATTATGTACTCAAAAGCCAATTCCGAG GCTGAGTACATGGACCTTAACACACTTTGGGACCGAGCAAATGATGCCATAAATACTATAATTCGGCTTGATGAGAGCTCTGAAACTGGACAATTTCTTCAACCTTGCATTGAAG CTGCTCTAAGTTTGGGCTGCATAGCGAGAAGAACCTCAAGGAGCCAGCGAAATAACAATTTGAGATGTTACCTTGGTGTCAATGCTCAAGATCCACCATGTTTTTCTCCCACTATGCTAGCAAAGTCCACACAAGGAAATCATACAGCCAATTCACAGTGCATGCCTAACTCTACATATTTCCCAAAACAGATGGTATTTAATTCAGTTAGTCCAGGCTCTAATTCACAAAACCTTGTTGGCCAGAGAAATACTTCTACTGTTAGCAAACTTCCTTTTGTAGCTAATCTTGTTTCTCCGGCTAGCAATAACCAATGCCTACCAATGGAAACTTATCCTAGCTCCAACTTGTATTCAGTTTACCCCTTGTATTATGGAAATCAATTTCAGTTGGAAGAAAGCCAGCCTGGTTCTGAAATTCTTGCTAAACCAATTTCTAGTTCTATTGAGCCTACCAAGAACCAATTTTCCTGCAATGTGGATTCTTCAATCAACATCACTCAAACAGACATTAGGTGCATTCCTGAAAAACCTCCCGAGATCGGATGTGATTTGTCATTGAGGTTGGGCCCCTTCTCAATTCCCCCCTCTGGTGCTGCAAGCAAGCTGTCACATGAGGTTGCGTATGTTGGTCATGTTTATTCTCAAGAGAGGAGCGATTACAATGATCCGACTCCTCAAATGCGTAAGGGGTTTTCTTTCTGCACAGAAGGCAGTTCGGATGTCCCAAAAGACTTAGTTTctgccaattggagttttgaGGGTGAATTTGTAGATCAAGAAGCGGCAATAAGAAAGGGGAAGGCGGTTTTCCATCAACCTGAGGAAGATCAGCAATTTTGTTGGCAACCAAAGCGTCCATTTCCTCGttcaagttaa
- the LOC120005084 gene encoding glycosyltransferase BC10, with protein MLSPTPLSLFCALLLCLPLAIVFTVTTPTSIATTTGRGTATNSTSRDTHYIQVPKIQANPKNQKIIAKIKITPLGSPPPPPSKEDDETILQLASRLNPTSRRPRKLAFMFLTTTPLPFAPLWELYFNQTPKTLFNVYVHADPSKNYTPPFTGVFAHRLVPSKPSKRFTPTLASAARRLLAHALLDDPSNAMFALLSPSCIPIHSFNFTYRTLMKSKKSFIEILKNETNAYGRWAARGDDTMLPEVTLEEFRIGSQFWVLTRKHARIVLGDKRIWRKFNQPCLDIHCCYPEENYFPTLIHMRDPRGIVPATLTHVDWRGRRDGHPRMYNASEVEPGLIMSFRKERPRYGDDGTNGSDSSVTRRSHPFLFARKFSPNSVLPLLNIANVIFKDYFS; from the coding sequence ATGCTGTCTCCAACtccactctctcttttttgtgctTTACTCCTCTGCTTGCCTTTAGCCATTGTCTTCACCGTCACCACCCCTACCTCCATCGCTACTACCACCGGCCGCGGCACAGCCACCAACTCCACTTCGAGGGACACCCATTATATTCAAGTACCCAAAATTCAAGCAAAtcccaaaaatcaaaaaattatagCCAAAATCAAAATTACACCCCTTGGTTCACCACCACCGCCGCCATCAAAAGAAGACGATGAGACAATCCTTCAACTTGCATCCCGGCTTAACCCGACTTCGAGACGACCCAGAAAGTTAGCATTTATGTTCTTAACTACGACTCCTCTACCTTTTGCTCCACTTTGGGAACTCTACTTCAACCAAACCCCCAAAACCCTCTTTAACGTCTACGTCCACGCAGACCCAAGTAAAAACTATACCCCTCCGTTCACCGGCGTGTTCGCTCACCGACTCGTTCCTTCCAAACCCTCTAAACGCTTCACTCCCACTCTCGCCTCCGCTGCGCGTCGATTACTCGCACACGCGCTTCTTGACGACCCCTCGAATGCTATGTTTGCGCTCCTGTCCCCGTCGTGCATTCCGATTCATTCATTCAACTTCACTTACAGAACGTTAATGAAGTCAAAGAAGAGCTTTATCGAGATTTTGAAGAACGAGACGAACGCGTACGGTAGATGGGCGGCGCGTGGAGATGACACGATGCTTCCGGAAGTGACGTTGGAGGAATTCCGAATCGGGTCTCAGTTCTGGGTCCTGACTCGTAAGCACGCGAGGATTGTCCTTGGCGATAAGAGGATTTGGCGCAAGTTTAATCAACCTTGTCTGGATATTCACTGTTGTTATCCGGAAGAAAATTACTTTCCGACACTCATTCACATGCGCGATCCACGGGGGATCGTGCCGGCTACCCTCACGCACGTGGACTGGCGAGGGAGACGAGACGGGCACCCTCGGATGTATAATGCATCAGAGGTTGAGCCTGGTTTGATCATGTCGTTCAGGAAGGAGAGGCCGAGGTACGGTGATGATGGAACGAACGGCTCTGATTCGTCCGTGACGCGACGGAGCCATCCTTTCCTGTTTGCGAGAAAGTTCTCCCCGAACTCCGTTCTGCCCCTGTTAAATATAGCAAACGTCATATTTAAGGATTATTTTTCTTGA